From one Streptomyces sp. R41 genomic stretch:
- a CDS encoding transketolase, translating to MNTRQLIDLAQQLRVDSVRASAAAGSGHPTSSMSAADLVAVLMARHLRYDFDRPQHAGNDRFVLSKGHASPLLYAAYKAAGAISETELLTFRKLGSRLEGHPTPQRLPWVETATGSLGQGLPVGVGIALAGKRLDHTGYRVWVLCGDSELAEGSIWEAAEHAGYEHLDNLITIVDVNRLGQRGPTRHGHDLDAYARRFQAFGWHTVEIDGHDVDAVDRAYTEAESTAGQPTAILARTLKGKGVASVQDREGLHGKPLPDADEAIAELGGVHDRRVEVQPPPAARMLHAVRSGHLDLPRYELGDKAATRDAYGQALAALGTARGDIVALDGEVSDSTRSEFFAKEHPDRFFECYIAEQQLVATAVGMAARGWVPYASTFAAFLTRAYDFVRMAAISGSGINLVGSHAGVSIGQDGPSQMGLEDLAMFRAVHGSTVLYPCDANQTAKLVAAMAGLEGIRYLRTTRGDTPVIYSPTEEFPVGGSKVLRASGEDRLTLVAAGVTVHEALAAAESLERVGIRARVVDLYSVKPVDRGTLREAAEDTGCLITVEDHREEGGIGDAVLDAFLDGRPVPRLVRLAVRTMPGSATPAEQLHAAGIDAESIAAAARLLVETAIVP from the coding sequence ATGAACACCCGTCAACTCATCGATCTCGCCCAGCAGTTGCGTGTGGACAGCGTTCGCGCCTCCGCCGCCGCCGGGTCCGGGCACCCCACCTCCTCGATGTCCGCCGCGGATCTGGTGGCGGTGCTGATGGCCCGCCATCTGCGCTACGACTTCGACCGCCCCCAGCACGCCGGCAATGACCGCTTCGTGCTCTCCAAGGGGCACGCCTCACCGCTGCTGTACGCCGCGTACAAGGCGGCCGGGGCCATCAGCGAGACCGAGCTGCTCACCTTCCGCAAGCTGGGCAGCCGGCTCGAAGGGCATCCGACGCCGCAGCGGCTGCCGTGGGTCGAGACGGCCACCGGCTCGCTCGGACAGGGGCTGCCCGTCGGGGTCGGCATCGCGCTGGCCGGGAAGCGGCTGGACCATACCGGATACCGCGTCTGGGTCCTGTGCGGCGACAGCGAGCTCGCCGAGGGCTCCATATGGGAGGCCGCCGAGCACGCCGGATACGAGCACCTCGACAACCTCATCACGATCGTCGACGTCAATCGCCTCGGCCAGCGCGGGCCGACCCGGCACGGGCACGACCTGGACGCGTACGCCCGCCGGTTCCAGGCCTTCGGCTGGCACACCGTCGAGATCGACGGGCACGACGTCGACGCCGTCGACCGCGCGTACACCGAGGCCGAGTCCACCGCCGGACAGCCGACCGCGATCCTCGCCCGCACCCTCAAGGGCAAGGGCGTCGCATCGGTCCAGGACCGCGAGGGCCTGCACGGCAAGCCACTGCCTGACGCCGACGAGGCGATCGCGGAGCTCGGCGGCGTGCACGACCGCCGGGTGGAGGTCCAACCGCCGCCCGCCGCAAGGATGTTGCACGCCGTACGGTCGGGCCATCTCGACCTGCCCCGCTACGAGCTCGGCGACAAGGCCGCAACCCGTGACGCCTACGGACAGGCGCTCGCCGCGCTCGGCACCGCCCGCGGGGACATCGTCGCCCTGGACGGCGAGGTGAGCGACTCGACGCGCTCCGAGTTCTTCGCCAAGGAGCACCCCGACCGCTTCTTCGAGTGCTACATCGCCGAGCAGCAGCTGGTCGCGACCGCGGTCGGCATGGCCGCGCGCGGCTGGGTGCCGTACGCCTCGACCTTCGCGGCCTTCCTCACCCGCGCGTACGACTTCGTCCGCATGGCCGCGATCAGCGGCTCCGGCATCAACCTCGTCGGCTCGCACGCGGGCGTCTCCATCGGCCAGGACGGGCCCTCGCAGATGGGCCTGGAGGACCTGGCGATGTTCCGCGCGGTGCACGGCTCGACCGTGCTGTACCCGTGCGACGCCAACCAGACCGCGAAGCTCGTCGCCGCGATGGCGGGCCTGGAGGGCATCCGCTATCTGCGCACCACACGCGGGGACACTCCCGTCATCTACAGCCCCACCGAGGAGTTCCCGGTCGGCGGCAGCAAGGTGCTCCGGGCCTCCGGCGAGGACCGGCTGACCCTCGTCGCGGCGGGCGTCACCGTCCACGAGGCCCTGGCCGCCGCCGAGTCGCTCGAGCGCGTGGGCATTCGGGCGAGGGTCGTCGACCTCTACTCGGTCAAGCCCGTCGACCGCGGCACCCTGAGGGAGGCCGCCGAGGACACGGGTTGCCTCATCACCGTCGAGGACCATCGCGAGGAGGGCGGCATCGGCGACGCCGTGCTCGACGCCTTCCTCGACGGCCGTCCGGTGCCGCGCCTGGTGCGCCTCGCCGTGCGGACGATGCCGGGCTCGGCCACCCCCGCCGAGCAGCTGCACGCCGCGGGCATCGACGCCGAGTCGATCGCGGCGGCGGCACGACTGCTGGTGGAGACGGCCATCGTGCCCTGA
- a CDS encoding hydrophobic protein, giving the protein MVPILLVLLLVLILFGAGFAVKLLWWIALAVLVLWLLGFLMRGTSASGGRSRWYRW; this is encoded by the coding sequence ATGGTCCCTATCCTGCTGGTACTGCTTCTGGTGCTGATTCTCTTCGGCGCGGGTTTCGCAGTGAAACTTCTGTGGTGGATAGCACTGGCGGTTCTCGTCCTGTGGCTTCTCGGATTCCTGATGCGCGGCACGAGCGCCTCGGGAGGCAGGAGTCGCTGGTACCGGTGGTGA
- a CDS encoding NAD(P)/FAD-dependent oxidoreductase, with product MSRPRILIVGAGFAGYRTARTLSRLTRHEADITLLNPTDYFLYLPLLPQVAVGVLEPRRVTVSLSGTLPHVRLVLGEADGIDLDGRTVHYTDPEGDGGTLTYDRLVLAVGSVNKLLPVPGVAEYAHGFRGLPEALYLRDHVTRQVELAAASDDPKSCAARCTFVVVGAGYTGTEVAAQGQLFTDALVRKQPLREGMRPRWLLLDIAPRVLPELDERLSRTADRVLRQRGVDVRTGTSVEEATPTGVRLSDGEFVDTRTLVWCVGVRPDPLVEGLGQPLERGRLLVDPYLQVPGRPEVFACGDAAAVPDLEKPGEYTPMTAQHAWRHGKVAGRNVAASLGIGSRRAYRHRDLGFTVDLGGAKAAANPLGVPLSGPLAGAVTRGYHLAAMPGNRIRVAADWLLDAVLPRQAVQLGLVRSWSVPLDSASPELAKAPGKPESRPEGESS from the coding sequence GTGAGTCGACCCCGCATTCTGATCGTCGGTGCCGGCTTCGCCGGGTATCGGACGGCCCGCACCCTGTCGCGGCTGACCCGGCACGAGGCCGACATCACCCTTCTGAATCCGACCGACTACTTTCTGTATCTACCCCTGCTGCCCCAGGTCGCCGTCGGGGTCCTGGAGCCACGCCGTGTCACGGTCTCGCTCTCCGGCACGCTGCCCCACGTACGGCTGGTGCTGGGTGAGGCCGACGGCATCGACCTCGACGGGCGCACCGTGCACTACACCGATCCGGAGGGTGACGGGGGCACGCTGACGTACGACCGTCTCGTGCTCGCCGTCGGCAGCGTCAACAAGCTGTTGCCCGTGCCCGGTGTCGCCGAGTACGCGCACGGCTTCCGGGGGCTGCCCGAAGCGCTGTATCTACGGGATCACGTGACCCGGCAGGTGGAGCTGGCCGCCGCGTCCGACGACCCCAAGAGCTGCGCCGCGCGGTGCACCTTCGTGGTGGTCGGCGCCGGGTACACCGGGACCGAGGTCGCCGCGCAAGGGCAGCTGTTCACCGATGCGCTGGTACGGAAACAGCCACTTCGGGAGGGCATGCGACCGCGCTGGCTGCTGCTCGACATCGCGCCGCGTGTGCTGCCGGAGCTGGACGAGCGGCTCTCGCGCACCGCCGACCGGGTGCTGCGGCAGCGCGGTGTGGATGTACGCACGGGAACCTCGGTGGAGGAGGCCACGCCGACCGGAGTCCGGCTCAGCGACGGGGAGTTCGTCGATACGCGGACGCTGGTGTGGTGTGTCGGCGTACGACCCGATCCGCTGGTCGAGGGGCTCGGGCAGCCCCTTGAGCGGGGGCGGCTGCTTGTCGATCCGTATCTTCAAGTGCCGGGCCGGCCAGAGGTGTTCGCGTGCGGGGATGCGGCAGCCGTACCCGATCTGGAGAAACCCGGCGAGTACACGCCGATGACCGCTCAGCACGCCTGGCGGCACGGGAAGGTCGCGGGCCGCAATGTCGCAGCCTCGCTCGGCATCGGCAGCCGCCGCGCCTACCGCCACCGCGACCTGGGCTTCACCGTCGACCTCGGCGGCGCGAAGGCGGCCGCCAACCCGCTCGGCGTCCCGCTGTCGGGGCCGCTCGCCGGAGCCGTCACCCGTGGCTACCACCTCGCCGCGATGCCCGGAAACCGCATCCGGGTCGCGGCCGACTGGCTGCTGGACGCCGTACTGCCGCGCCAGGCCGTGCAGTTGGGCCTGGTCCGCTCGTGGTCGGTGCCGCTGGACTCCGCCTCGCCGGAGCTGGCGAAAGCGCCCGGGAAGCCCGAGAGCCGTCCCGAAGGAGAGTCGTCATGA
- a CDS encoding class I SAM-dependent methyltransferase: protein MSKSQETAVYTHGHHESVLRSHTWRTAANSAAYLLDSLKPHMKILDIGCGPGTITADLAELVPDGHVTGVDHAPAILDQARAVAAERGLGNVEFAVADIHALEYPDDTFCVVHAHQVLQHVGDPVQALREMYRVTKPGGFIAVRDSDYSAMTWYPQSRGMDDWLDLYLRVARANGGEPDAGRRLTSWALTAGIRDITATSSTWTFATEDEREWWSGLWADRTLASAYAERATAGGHATAEQLRAVSDAWREWGRQKDGWFSVLHGEILCRKEV from the coding sequence CTGGCGCACCGCCGCCAACTCGGCGGCGTACCTGCTCGACTCGCTGAAGCCCCACATGAAGATCCTGGACATCGGCTGCGGCCCGGGCACCATCACCGCCGACCTGGCGGAACTGGTTCCCGACGGACATGTCACGGGCGTCGACCACGCACCGGCGATCCTGGACCAGGCGCGTGCCGTGGCAGCCGAACGCGGCCTGGGCAACGTCGAGTTCGCGGTCGCGGACATCCACGCGCTGGAGTATCCGGACGACACCTTCTGCGTGGTCCACGCCCACCAGGTGCTGCAGCACGTGGGCGACCCGGTGCAGGCGCTGCGCGAGATGTACCGGGTGACCAAGCCGGGCGGGTTCATCGCCGTTCGTGATTCGGACTACTCGGCGATGACCTGGTACCCGCAGTCGCGGGGCATGGACGACTGGCTGGACCTGTATCTGCGGGTGGCCCGCGCCAACGGGGGCGAGCCCGACGCCGGGCGACGCCTCACATCGTGGGCGCTGACGGCCGGCATCCGGGACATCACGGCCACGTCGAGCACCTGGACCTTCGCCACCGAGGACGAGCGGGAGTGGTGGAGCGGCCTGTGGGCGGACCGCACGCTGGCCTCGGCGTACGCGGAACGCGCCACGGCGGGTGGCCACGCCACTGCGGAGCAACTGCGGGCCGTGTCGGACGCCTGGCGTGAGTGGGGGCGGCAGAAGGACGGCTGGTTCTCCGTACTGCACGGAGAAATTCTCTGCCGAAAGGAAGTCTAA